tctaaagccagaaccaagGGGCCAAAGccaccaagttctgctgcttgctggaaCTGGAACTcggcccccttgttcaattacatctgcatcatctttcttttgttgttggtttccTTCATTGCTTAAGcatttctttagttccttttcataAAGTTGAAGCTTAGCTGGGTAGAGACTTACCCTGAGTTCACCCCCTTTATCctatttagcatcaggcttttcctTAAACTTTGTATCTCCTTGAGCACTAGACTTAGGTCCATTACACTTCCtagtgttccttttctccttaaactttacattttttccttgctcagcttgctccttttcatcaCATATCTGCATAAGAGTAGCTACTAGTAACCACACAACTCTGTAAATACaaaactgtcttgaaatctcctctgccaattcctttaatccaaaactcttcaactTAGCCcctggcaggtttttttttttccaacttattttatttgaattagaaacaggattgttttacatgaaaatcctacttcccttctcccacccgtcctcccctaccccccaccccaactaaaaccttatctgtcacaaatcttttctgctccccctgggtggtgaggccttccataggatgtcatcagagtctttcgtatcctttgggatagggcctaggcccaccaccgcAGGCAGGTTTTTAGTACTAGGGCAAAAAGCAatcacattctttgccaaaatatgaCAAGAATGGACTCTAGATCACTAACTAATATCCTTCCCTTCTAAAACTTCCTGAACAGGGCCCCAGTAATTCAAATCACTCTCAGCATTGTGTTCCATGTGCCTACTAGGATGACACATTAAACATTGCTTAATGCATTCAACTACTTTCCTGATCCAAAGTCTCAGATTTTGCATTATGCTAACAATGTCAGGTCTAGTCCATGTACAAATTTCTGTCTTGGTCattattctattgctatgaagagactccattctcataaaagaaaaaatttaattgaatCTTGCTTATagtctcagaggtttagtccactatcatcatggtggggagcatgatggcacacaaatagacatggtgctggagaagtagctgagagttccacatctatATCCACAGGTATCAGGAAGAGAGCCACTAACCCTggaatggacttttgaaacctcaaagcccaccatcagtgacacatttcctctaacaaggccacacctactccagtaaggccacacacacttcctaatccttcccaatgATTGATAATACactcaaatatctgagcctatggggatcattcttattcaaaccaccacacataacACATTCAGTTGAACACATAGCATCTGGATAGTTTCAGGGTTTTTATTCACCTGATTAAATTCATTCATGAGTAAAGAAAATAGATAGAAAAGacgtggagagaaaggaaaggagaacagAATGGGTGTGCTATTACAtttaaattcaagaaatggatAAAATAATTGAGACATCAAAGCACAGAACTTCCATAAACTAGCACTCATTCATCATCAATTGAGATAGTTTGTAAATGGTTGTTGTGgatgtgaaagacccccgaagaggcactttcatagaggggagacccacacccaggaatcagcgaggccacgaactggatgcaaaaaacaagaggctttattggagacgcgggtacccggggcaacttagcctttgtgtggctaagcgcctcgagccaagggaaaggggtccttatatagggaaaaaggcgcaagctaggagcagggattctattggataattctaatgaggcattatacagagctattcccattggtcaatgtatatgaggcgctatacagggttattcaaataaggcaaagtacagagttattcaaatgaggtgaaacacagagtctttcaaataaggcgaaatacagaatcatttccattggatggttcaaatgagacacagagccattccagatcagcatattctcaaggtctggtgtctggtgtctggtacagcagactcaattcccccccccttcctgatggctgaccttgggggcggagaccttgggacggagtgtttctcttcgggcggggcgggggctcaggggcagggctccaggccggctcactcggtgtttgttctcgtgctgacccacctggtgctcgccctcgtgccggcccacccggtgctcgttctcgggctggcccacctggtgctcattctcgggccggccccacccggtgcttgttctcgggccgggcggggaaaggccaccgggggtggggatcggggaagccgccgacaggaggaagaggagacaaacttgagaaagaaagggctaagggacaggggtctttcattcccccatttctcttgtaACTGAATGGAATCTTTCATTCAGAGGTCTCTGGATACTCTGGATCTATTTGCTTTAGCTGATGATATTGTTGAGTTAAGACTAAGGCCTGTACAACAGATAGTCGTTCTCTGATGAATTGAGTCAGTTTGTTCAGAATGCAGGGACCAAATATGAGGATCAAAAATAGAATAACCAGAGGTCCCATGAGCGTGGATATAAGGGTAGTCAACCAGGGGGACTTAGCGAACCATCCTTCGAACCATCCTTGTTGAGACTCAAATAGCTGTTGCCTCTGTTTTAGCCTCTCCCTAAGTTTGGCCATGCTGTCCCTAACTATTCCTGTATGATCTGCATAAAAGCAGCATTCTTCCTTGAGGGCAGCACATAGCCCCCCTtcctgtaaaaataataaatctaatccTCGTCTGTTCTGCAGGACCACCTCAGAGAGTGATGTTAAGGATTTCTCGAGTGCACTGACTGACTCTTCTAGGACCTGGATATCCGTGTGCATGGCTTGTTGTAGAAGCTTAAAATGATTAATTCCCTGTAGGGCAACGGTTCCGGTCCCTATGCCGGCTGCTATGCCCCCCACTGTTATTCCTCCTAATAATAGGGCCACGGTAAAGGATATTGGCTCCCTCTTATATCGGGTTGATTTCTCTAGTACGCTGTAAACATATTCAGGTTGGTGGTATGTGACTTTGGGCCAAAGTtctatcaatatacaaaagtcaatGGTGGTGTTGAGAACAGTGGTAGAGACACAGGGAGTCAACCCAGTACTGCAAGCCCAATAAGTTCCATAAGGGGCAACAAGGTATCGGCTGTCCTGAGATAATGGCTCTACTTGGTTACATAATTCTTGATGTGAGGGAGGAATCCTGCCTATGCATAGCCCCTTTCCTGAGACCTCAGATATTGTGAGCTTGTGCTGCATAGCAGCTCCACAACTGGTAGGTGCTGAGGTCTGGTTGGAGTAGTTGCCCAGTATTGCCACGCCTTCATAATATGGGGGCCGGGAAACTAGGCATAACCAGCATTCCTGAGTCTTGTTGGGGTCTGAAAAATTTAAGGCTTGGTAAACTCCTTGGATTAATTGTAATAATCTATCTCCGGTACCTGGAGGGTCTCTGGTTATCTCGATGTTTAGGGcatctggggtgggggagaaggtgACAGCACCTGGTGTAGGAGTGATAGCTTTAGGAACGGTAGGGGGTTCAGGGACTTGAAATTGGGTTGGGGCTCTCTGGTCCGCTATTACTGTGTTTGGCCCGACTGATTGTTGGCTTAGGGGAGTAATTTGTCTGTACAGGGAGAATAAGGTCACCGGATCTTTCCCTGCTCGGTGCAGCCGGAGTCCCCAGACTTTAGGACTATCCCAAGTAGTCCTTTTTCCAGCATCTGTGAACCTTAGGATGAGAGGGTTGCATTTTCCTCCGGGGGTGGCGCCTTGAAAACCTCCCCCTCCGGCACTATCATAACAGGGTCCGCAGGCTCTTTGCCCACATCTCCATGGTCCTTTCCCTGCGTACCCTGGGATCTCCCTCCGTTTGAGAGTGATGAAATCCCAAGAGGAAGAGGGTTTCCAGTAAGCCTCCCCTGTGGTTTCACATCCCCATCTTGCACAGTACCCTTCCTGCGGCCCCCCGCAGCCATGAGTTGGTTTATGGCCGGGGCAAACATAAAAATCCTTGCTTCTTGTTCCTATCCTTCCCCCAGGGTGGTGGCATCCGTACCCTGGGAATGGTTCCTGGTCAGAGGGATCCCAATCAGACCCTACTAAGTCACATAGGTCGACATAGAGAGGAGGGAACCCATCATGTAGAGTCCCTATATAAGTGCTGAGGTTGGCTATTTCCCCGGTCCCTAGATTGGCTATTTTCCAGGTGATATTATAAACCCTGTGGGGGTTAGTTGCTACATGGGGGGTAAACAGACAACCAATCAACAGGAGGGTGTACGAGAGAGTCTTATCTTTAAAGGATTTTGAGTGCGGTGTGCGGTCCATTCTGATGCAGTGGCTGAATCAGTGGGTCGGGCTGGCTTTACATGTGAAGCATGTATCCAAGCTGCAATGCCGTCTACCTTGAGTGCGGTGGGAGTGGTAAGCAAAACGATGTAGGGTCCCTTCCAGCGGGGTTCAAGGTTCTTGGCCTGGTGACGCTGGACCCAAACGGTGTCCCCGATCTGGTAGGAATGGGGGACGGTGGGATGATCCCTCTGGTCTTTATAAGCTTGAGCAAGGGGTTTCCAGACCTCCCGTTGTACTAGTTGGAGGGCCTGTAAATGAGCTTGGAGAGAAGGGGAGTTAGCAAAATCTGAGACATCTTGATCGAGAAAGTTAATGATAGGAGTAGGTACTCCATGCAGGATCTCAAAGGGTGTGAGCCCATGTGGTCCAGGGGTATTACGAGCGCGGTAGAGTGCTAGGGTGAGTAGGAGGACCCAGTCTCTAGTGCCAGTTGCAAGCGACAATTTTGTTAAAGTCTCCTTGATTGTTCTATTCATCCTTTCTACCTGTCCTGAACTTTGGGGTCTATaagcacaatgtaatttccaatcAATCCCCAACAAGGTGGCCACTGACTGACTTACCTGGGAGACGAAGGCGGGCCCATTGTCTGTTCCCAGTACCTGAGGCATCCCATAACGGGGAAAGATTTCTTCAAGCAATTTCTTAGTAACGATCTTGGCTGTTTCATGTTTAGTAGGGAAGGCTTCAACCCATCCTGAAAAGGTGTCTACAAAAATTAATAGATACTTGTATCCATATTTACCTGGTTTAATCTCAGTGAAATCTATCTCCCAATGTGTTCCGGGCCGGTAGCCTCTGACCCGGTTCCCGGGAGGAAGCTTCAGTCTGGATGCGTTGACTCGGGCGCACGCATCACATTGCTCAGTTACCTGTTTTAGAATATCATTCTTCCCCAAAAGGAAATTGAATTCCTCTTCTCGTTCGAGGAGCTCCCGCATCTTCTTGGAGCTCAGATGTGTCATCTTATGTAAAAATGTCACTAGGTACTTGGTTACCCGGTAGGGGATGACAGTCTTTCCTTCATAAGTCCAATCCCCGTTTGGTTCCTTTGTGGCTCCCAATTTCTCTAGGGTTTGGATGTCTCTTTGTTCATAGTCCCATGAGGGGAAGGGATGGTCGTTGGTGGGCTCTAGAGCCAGGAGGTTAGTGGTGTCTGTGGTCAGGGCCGCCTCTCGGGCAGCCAAGTCTGCCCTTCGATTGCCCCTTGCTTCAAAAGAATCCCCTTTTTGGTGTCCAGGGCAATGTATGATACTTAAGGCAGCGGGCAGATGAAGAGCCCTTAAGAGAGCGAggatttcttccttatttttaatgtctttcccTTCGGAGGTAAGCAGCCCCCTCCGTCTGTAAATTTCTCCATGTATATGGGCCGTGGCGAAAGCATAACGACTGTCTGTATACACGGTGAGCCTCTTACCTTCTGCCAATTTTAGAGCCTGCGTGAGTGCTATGAGTTCTGCCCTCTGTGCGGAAGTTCCAGGGGGGAGTGCCTGGGCCCAGACGACCTGATTCTCTGTGGTGACTGCCGCGCCCGCCCTTCGTTCTCCTTGATGCAAAAAGCTGCTTCCATCCGTGAACCAGATGTGGTCCGGGCTAGGTAGAGGCTGGTCAGTCAGGTCGGATCTCGCCCCATGGGCCTCGGCCAATACCTGTAAGCAATCATGAGCCTcgggctccccagggagggggagcaGGGTGGCTGGGTTCAGAGTCACCAAAGGCCCGAAGTGGACCCGGTCTTTGTCTAACAGCATAGTCTGGTAATGAGTCATTCGGGCATTAGTAAGCCATCTGTCTGGAGGCTGTCTGATGACTGCCTCAACTGCATGAGGGGCATGTATGGTCAAAGGCTGCCCCAAGGTTAGCTTGTGAGAATCTTTTACCAGCAGGGCTATAGCGGCAATCATTCGAAGGCAGGGTGGCCATCCCGATGCCACAGGATCCAATTTCTTGGAGAGGTATGCAGTGGGCCTTCTCCAAGGCCCCAGTTTTTGGGTGAGGACTCCCTTAGCATAGCCctctttctcatctataaaaagtTCAAATGGCTTAGCTAAGTCCGGTAGACCCAGGGCTGGTGATTCAAGGAGAGCCTTTTTGATGTCGGTGAAGGCTTTCTTTTGGGGCTCTTCCCATTTAAAAGCAACCCCTGGCCGAGTGAGGGGGTAGAGGGGAGCCGCCATTTCGGCAAACCCAGGGATCCATAGGCGGCAGAAGCCTGCCGTTCCCAAGAACTCTCTCAGTTGGCGGGGATTTTGTGGGGTGGGAATGTCTAAGATGGCTCGCATACGGGCTTCCGTTAGCCATCGACGCCCATCCTTTATCTTGTATCCTAAATAGGTCACCTGTTTCTGACATATCTGGGCCTTCTTGGCGGATGCCCGGTACCCTAGGTTCCCAAGAGTCTGGAGGAGGGCTTGAGTGCCTTCCTTGCATTCCCCTTTGGTTTTGGCTGCCAGGAGAATGTCATCTACATATTGTAAGAGGATTAGAGCAGGGTACCTAACCCGGAATTCTGCCAGGTCCTGATGTAAAGCTTCATCAAAAAGGGTAGGGCTGTTCTTAAACCCTTGAGGTAGCCTAGTCCAAGTCAGCTGCCCAGAGATTCCAAGGGCCGCGTCCTGCCATTCAAAGGCAAATATAGGCTGGCTGGTGGGATGCAGGCGGAGGCAGAAGAAAGCGTCTTTAAGATCTAAGACTGTGTACCAGGTATAGTTAGGTGGCAATCCACTCAGCAAATTGTAAGGGTTGGGGACAGTAGGGTGTATGTCCTCTATCCTTTTATTGACTTCTCTCAGGTCCTGCACTGGCCGGTAGTCATTAGTTCCCGGCTTCCTAACGGGTAGCAAGGGTGTATTCCAAGGAGATTTACAGGGCACCAGAATCCCTTGTTCAAGTAACCTTTTAATATGTGGCCGAATTCCTTCGCGGGCTTCTTTAGGCATTGGATACTGTCTGACGGATGCAGGAAGGATGGCAGCTTTTAAGGTTACTATAATTGGGGCCTGGTTAATGGCAAGGCCcattcctcctgtttcagccCAGGCTTGGGGAAATTCCGCAAGCCAGTGATCAAGGGTTTCCTGATTGTTCGAATTAGTCCTCTTTTCATGGAGTCTATATTCATCTTCTATGGACATTGTCAAGATGGTAAGGGGAATTCCCTCTGGCCCTGTGACTTTGACTTCTGACCTCTCAAAGTGTATTTGAGCTTTTAATTTGGTCAATAGGTCCCGTCCTAGTAAGGGGTAGGGGCAATCTGGCACATGGAGGAAAGAATGCATAACCTTACCGGTCGCGAGCTGGAGCTGCCGATTTGTAGTCCAATGGTACTGCTTTCCGCCTGTAGCTCCCTGTACCCATGCAGTCCGGTGACTCAGGGGTCCGGGTGACTGATTCAGAACGGAATGTTGTGCCCCTGTATCGACTAGGAAGGTGACCGGATGCCCCCCGACTTGCAGTGTTATCCTGGGCTCAGGGGGGGGCTCCTGGCCCCGACTCCTCTAATCTTCTAGGTTCAGGAGGTCAGAAACCCTTGGCTGTGGAAGCTTGGCCCGGGGGTTCTTAGGGCATTCTCTTGCCCAATGTCCTTTTTCTTTACAGTAAGCACATTGGTCCCTGTCCAGGTGGGGCCCCCTTCTGTCATccctctgtctattctgtctctggcCTGTCACTACTGTGGCCAATAGCCTGCTCATTTCTTTATTCCACTTACGGTCTCTCGCAACCtctttttcctctgcttcctgtcttagtctttcctctctctcctgggtttccttcctccaacgttcttctctttctgtctgtgtttccctCTTATTAAAAATACGTTCTGCTTCCTTCAACAAATCTTGGAGTGTATATCCCTGTAGATTTTCTAGCCTTTGAAGCTTGTTTCTTATGTCCGGGGCTGATTGCCAAATAAAGGACATAGAAACGTTGGTGGCCTGACCTGGATCTTCCAGATTATAGGGAGTATACATCCTGTATGCTTCTTTCAATCTCTCTAGAAAAGCGGCAGGTGATTCCTCCGCACCCTGTATTATCTGCTTCACCTGGGCCAAATTAGTGGGTCTGCGTCCTGCCCCCCGGAGACCCGCTACAAGCAACTGGCGATAGAGACGCAGATGGGTCCTACCTGCTTCGGTGGTAAAATCCCATTCAGGTCTTTCAAGAGGGCAAGCCACATCAATTTCATTGGGTAGCTGGGTGGGCTGCCCGTTTGCTCCTGGGACATTTTTTCGTGCTTCTAGTAGCACGCGCTGGTTAAGAGGACTTGCAACAGCTGCTGACAATCATCCCAGGTGGGTTGGTGAGTCGTGAGTACCGACTCTATGAGAGATGTCAGCCTCACGGGGTCTGCAGAAAAAgaaggattattatttttccagttATAGAGGTCCGATGCTGAGAATGGCCAATACTGAGGTTGGCCGTTCAGTCCAGTTCGGAGGGGCAAAGTGGTTGAATCTGGAACGGGCTGCTCCCTGCGACCTCTTAGTCGATAAGCCATTGGTGAAGGGTCAGGGGCCGCTTCCGCCAAGGCGGCGGCGGAGTCCGCTTCTGCCTCTGGTGGGGGCGGCAGTGGCGGATATGGCGGGGGCTCCTCCGTTAATAGATCAACCAACTGGTCTTCTCCCGGGGGGAGTACCTTAGGTGTCTTCTTTTCTTTAGCCTTAGTGTCTTTCACCGCGGTAGGGTAAAGGTTGGAATGGGAAGGGGGGTTGGGAGGAATCAAAGGAGTGGGAGGTGTAGGGGCCGAAGGAATGGGTCGGTTGGAGCGGttagaggggggaaggagagaggggcccTTGGGATGTAAGAAAGGACGTACCCAGGGAGGGGGGTCCTGAACCAAAGCCTCCCAAGTGACGATATAAGCCACTTGATCGGGATGCCCGTGTGGTCCAGGATCCATAATCTTCTCTTTTACCTGGAATATAGTCTGGGGGTTAAAGGTACCATCTCGCGGCCAGCCTACGTCAAAGGTCGGCCATTCTGAAGAACAAAGAGTAATCCATTTGCGTTTACGCACATCAACAGATTGGTTATGAGCATATTCCTGTACATCTCTCCAGTGCGAGAGTGTTAGGGACAAAGGAGTGGTGACAGTTTGCCCCATAGTTTCTAGGCTTAGGAGGACACAAATGACAGCTACAAAACAAAGACCGAATAACACAGAACAGACTTTCGCAGCGCGGTTTCGACAGAGAGTCGACAGTAAGAATTGAGAGGGGGTCGAGGAAGGGGGCCCTCCTTCTTCGTCCCCAGTAAAGATTGCAAATCCCTCAAGCCGAGGGCCTTCTCCAAAGAGACTGGGAAAATATCCAGTCATAGATCTAAGTTCAAAGTACAAATCTCTCACGCTGAGGGCTTCCCAAGTTCAAAGTACAAATCTCTCACGCTGAGGGCTTCCCAAGTTCAAAATACAAATCCCTCACCCCGAGGGCTTCAAACGCTACCAGGACATCTCCTGGAGCCGCGGTCCGGAGTCCGAACTCGTCAGTTCCTCTCGGCACCGccaaatacaaatgtacacagCTGTATACTACAAACGCAAGCGCAATTCACAAGACGGACTCAGAccagacaagacaaaacagcggATCCGCACAACACTTACCTCCCAAACGTGGGTCGGTGGTCCCTGAGTGGGGGTCTCtatcccggacgagcccccaaatgaaagacccccgaagaggcactttcatagaggggagacccacacccaggaatcagcgaggccacgaactggatgcaaaaaacaagaggctttattggagacgcgggtacccggggcgacttagcctttgtgtggctaagcgcctcgagccaagggaaaggggtccttatatagggaaaaaggcacaagctaggagcagggattctattggataattctaatgaggcattatacagagctattcccattggtcaatgtatatgaggcgctatacagggttattcaaataaggcaaagtacagagttattcaaatgaggtgaaacacagagtctttcaaataaggcgaaatacagaatcatttccattggatggttcaaatgagacacagagccattccagatcagcatattctcaaggtctggtgtctggtgtctggtacagcagactcaattcccccccccttcctgatggctgaccttgggggcggagaccttgggacggagtgtttctcttcgggcggggcgggggctcaggggcagggctccaggccggctcactcggtgtttgttctcgtgctgacccacctggtgctcgccctcgtgccggcccacccggtgctcgttctcgggctggcccacctggtgctcattctcgggccggccccacccggtgcttgttctcgggccggccccacccggtgcttgttctcgggccgggcggggaaaggccaccgggggtggggatcggggaagccgccgacaggaggaagaggagacaaacttgagaaagaaagggctaagggacaggggtctttcagatGTGATATGTACAAAGCAGGGAAAGAGACAATAAACAACAAGAGGCAAGATGTCATCCATTTTACACCGTATTTTTGCTTAATTAAGcaaatttttcttttg
This DNA window, taken from Cricetulus griseus strain 17A/GY chromosome 2, alternate assembly CriGri-PICRH-1.0, whole genome shotgun sequence, encodes the following:
- the LOC118238356 gene encoding MLV-related proviral Env polyprotein-like; the protein is MDRTPHSKSFKDKTLSYTLLLIGCLFTPHVATNPHRVYNITWKIANLGTGEIANLSTYIGTLHDGFPPLYVDLCDLVGSDWDPSDQEPFPGYGCHHPGGRIGTRSKDFYVCPGHKPTHGCGGPQEGYCARWGCETTGEAYWKPSSSWDFITLKRREIPGYAGKGPWRCGQRACGPCYDSAGGGGFQGATPGGKCNPLILRFTDAGKRTTWDSPKVWGLRLHRAGKDPVTLFSLYRQITPLSQQSVGPNTVIADQRAPTQFQVPEPPTVPKAITPTPGAVTFSPTPDALNIEITRDPPGTGDRLLQLIQGVYQALNFSDPNKTQECWLCLVSRPPYYEGVAILGNYSNQTSAPTSCGAAMQHKLTISEVSGKGLCIGRIPPSHQELCNQVEPLSQDSRYLVAPYGTYWACSTGLTPCVSTTVLNTTIDFCILIELWPKVTYHQPEYVYSVLEKSTRYKREPISFTVALLLGGITVGGIAAGIGTGTVALQGINHFKLLQQAMHTDIQVLEESVSALEKSLTSLSEVVLQNRRGLDLLFLQEGGLCAALKEECCFYADHTGIVRDSMAKLRERLKQRQQLFESQQGWFEGWFAKSPWLTTLISTLMGPLVILFLILIFGPCILNKLTQFIRERLSVVQALVLTQQYHQLKQIDPEYPETSE
- the LOC118237743 gene encoding uncharacterized protein LOC118237743, with the protein product MDPDVTIAEVAVQAPQIGMVLIAVWPLDTNMAPDLRHPHVYSCVHLYLAVPRGTDEFGLRTAAPGDVLVAFEALGVRDLYFELGKPSALFGEGPRLEGFAIFTGDEEGGPPSSTPSQFLLSTLCRNRAAKVCSVLFGLCFVAVICVLLSLETMGQTVTTPLSLTLSHWRDVQEYAHNQSVDVRKRKWITLCSSEWPTFDVGWPRDGTFNPQTIFQVKEKIMDPGPHGHPDQVAYIVTWEALVQDPPPWVRPFLHPKGPSLLPPSNRSNRPIPSAPTPPTPLIPPNPPSHSNLYPTAVKDTKAKEKKTPKVLPPGEDQLVDLLTEEPPPYPPLPPPPEAEADSAAALAEAAPDPSPMAYRLRGRREQPVPDSTTLPLRTGLNGQPQYWPFSASDLYNWKNNNPSFSADPVRLTSLIESVLTTHQPTWDDCQQLLQVLLTSACY